The Armatimonadota bacterium genome window below encodes:
- a CDS encoding branched-chain amino acid ABC transporter permease translates to MDATILGLLVADGITNGVIYGLLAITLVLVFTVTRVLFVPMGELLMYAPLTYALLVDHKLPGSLWLGAVLLAAWGVLDLLAGARRISLVLFAGAAALLGAGAWAATTGFPILAWVLAVGVVVLMGIATYRLFFEPIPHASVLTYLILSLGLHFVFQGLGLVFFGPEQYRLPPLLPGEAQLGPVPLPRQNFAVYGLALLWVLLLYGFFSRSLYGKALLACAINRRGARLTGIRIRDAGRVAFTLAGLICALGGMLLAPLTNAAYFMGFLPSLKGFVAAVLGGLVSYPLAAAGAILVGTLEAFSAFYASAYKEAIVFALLLPILFVQSLRTLEIGGVEE, encoded by the coding sequence TGCCACCATCCTGGGACTTCTGGTCGCGGACGGGATCACCAACGGGGTGATCTACGGACTCCTGGCCATCACCCTGGTGCTGGTGTTCACCGTGACCCGGGTGCTCTTCGTGCCCATGGGGGAGCTCCTCATGTACGCCCCTCTCACCTACGCCCTTCTCGTGGACCACAAGCTTCCTGGCTCCCTCTGGCTCGGGGCCGTCCTCCTCGCGGCGTGGGGGGTGCTGGACCTCCTGGCAGGAGCGCGGCGGATCAGCCTAGTGCTCTTCGCGGGCGCGGCGGCGCTCCTGGGGGCCGGGGCGTGGGCCGCCACCACGGGCTTCCCCATCCTCGCATGGGTGCTGGCGGTGGGGGTCGTGGTCCTGATGGGGATCGCCACCTACCGGTTGTTCTTTGAGCCCATCCCCCACGCCTCCGTGCTCACCTACCTCATCCTCTCCCTCGGCCTCCACTTCGTGTTCCAGGGGCTAGGGCTCGTGTTCTTCGGGCCGGAGCAGTACCGTCTTCCCCCGCTCCTGCCGGGAGAGGCACAGTTGGGCCCCGTGCCCCTTCCGCGACAGAACTTCGCGGTCTACGGTCTGGCCCTCCTCTGGGTGTTGCTGCTCTACGGGTTCTTCTCCCGGAGCCTGTACGGGAAAGCGCTCCTCGCCTGCGCCATCAACCGCCGGGGAGCCCGTCTCACGGGGATCCGCATCCGGGACGCGGGCCGGGTGGCCTTCACCCTCGCCGGCCTCATCTGTGCCCTGGGAGGCATGCTGCTCGCGCCCCTCACCAACGCCGCGTACTTCATGGGGTTCCTCCCTTCCCTGAAGGGGTTCGTGGCCGCGGTGTTGGGGGGGCTTGTGAGCTATCCCCTGGCCGCGGCGGGAGCGATCCTCGTGGGAACCCTGGAAGCCTTCAGCGCTTTCTACGCGAGCGCCTACAAAGAGGCCATCGTCTTCGCCCTCCTGCTCCCCATCCTCTTCGTCCAGAGCCTGCGCACGCTGGAAATCGGAGGGGTGGAAGAGTGA